In the genome of Methanopyrus kandleri AV19, one region contains:
- a CDS encoding methylated-DNA--[protein]-cysteine S-methyltransferase → MLEVTLPGEGTPPAEGFRTLHSLKRDLERYFRGYPVDFDDVPVRINVSGKPREVLELVREIPYGTVVTYGDIAQKANTHPRVVGVSLARNRVPIIVACHRVVAADGLGGFRWGLEWKRRLLELEGALPSRR, encoded by the coding sequence GTGCTGGAGGTTACCTTACCGGGAGAGGGCACGCCACCGGCGGAGGGATTCCGCACGCTCCACTCCCTTAAACGTGACCTGGAGCGGTACTTCCGAGGCTACCCCGTAGACTTCGATGACGTCCCGGTGAGGATAAACGTTTCCGGAAAACCCCGGGAAGTGCTCGAGCTCGTCCGTGAGATCCCGTACGGGACGGTGGTCACCTACGGGGATATCGCCCAAAAGGCCAACACCCATCCCCGGGTGGTAGGAGTCTCCCTCGCCCGAAACAGGGTCCCGATAATCGTGGCATGTCACCGCGTCGTAGCCGCCGACGGGCTCGGTGGGTTCAGGTGGGGGTTGGAATGGAAGAGGAGGCTGTTAGAGCTGGAGGGAGCGTTACCATCGAGGAGGTAG
- the gatE gene encoding Glu-tRNA(Gln) amidotransferase subunit GatE — MREEDLDWEEIGLRVGLEIHRQLDTSRKLFCRCTPELVEEVPKEPKVRRKLRPVQSEMGEFDPAALEEFKRDRTFYYLADGSFSCLVELDEEPPHEPCSEALDVAIKVTLLLGGSVVDEVHVMRKMVIDGSNTTGFQRTMLVGFGGEVPTSEGPVRISTVCLEEDAARKVKGRDQDLEVDYCLDRLGIPLIEVSTEPDIRTPEQAREAAERIGEAIKAVGGVKSGIGTVRQDVNVSIEGGAVQEIKGVQDLNLIPKVVKYEALRQANLLRIRDELRERGVSETDLIDCEPMDVTDVFEDTDSEVIRRELERGGVVYALLLPGFEGILGWELCPGRRFGTELADYARRRGVSGLFHSDELPKYGISEEEVEAVRQRLGAEDGDGFVLIAGPEDRVKSAMEAVKDRAIMALKGVPAETRRARKDGTTEYMRPRPGAARMYPETDIPPVVIDEDRVKELAEELPEKPWERKERLAEEYGLGEELVEQMFEHGVVDEFEEIVEETGVEPKVAAATLVNTIPRLEKDGYPVDNLTIDHVKEVLRLYAEGAIAKSGIEELLGALAADPDSDPEELAEELGIVMASEEEIEEVVEEAIRRYEDKIRERGMAVMGKIMGEVMEVLRGRADGKRVSELVRERIREISGE, encoded by the coding sequence GTGCGAGAAGAGGACTTAGACTGGGAAGAGATCGGCCTCCGGGTGGGACTTGAGATCCACCGGCAGCTCGATACTTCCAGAAAGCTGTTCTGTCGCTGTACTCCAGAGCTGGTGGAAGAGGTACCGAAGGAGCCCAAGGTCAGACGTAAGCTCCGCCCGGTCCAGAGCGAGATGGGCGAGTTCGATCCGGCGGCCTTGGAGGAGTTCAAGCGCGACCGAACGTTCTACTACCTGGCGGACGGGTCCTTCTCGTGCCTAGTCGAACTGGACGAAGAGCCCCCGCACGAGCCTTGTTCTGAAGCCCTTGACGTCGCGATTAAGGTCACCCTCCTTCTGGGTGGGTCCGTCGTCGACGAGGTGCACGTGATGCGAAAGATGGTGATCGACGGTTCGAACACCACCGGCTTCCAGCGTACAATGCTCGTCGGGTTCGGTGGTGAGGTTCCGACGTCCGAAGGCCCCGTCCGTATCAGCACGGTGTGTCTGGAGGAAGACGCCGCCCGCAAGGTGAAGGGACGTGATCAGGATCTCGAGGTTGATTACTGCCTAGACAGGCTCGGGATACCGCTTATCGAGGTCTCTACGGAGCCGGACATCAGAACACCGGAACAGGCCCGTGAGGCCGCTGAGAGGATCGGTGAGGCGATCAAAGCCGTCGGCGGTGTGAAGTCGGGAATCGGTACGGTAAGGCAGGACGTGAACGTCTCGATAGAGGGCGGTGCCGTGCAGGAGATCAAGGGTGTTCAGGACCTGAACCTGATTCCCAAGGTGGTCAAGTACGAGGCGTTGAGACAGGCGAATCTCCTCAGGATCCGGGACGAGCTTCGTGAACGCGGTGTCAGTGAGACGGACCTGATCGACTGTGAGCCCATGGATGTCACGGACGTGTTCGAGGACACGGACAGCGAGGTCATCCGTCGGGAGCTCGAGCGCGGTGGTGTAGTGTACGCTCTGCTTCTGCCCGGGTTCGAGGGGATCTTAGGCTGGGAGCTGTGTCCGGGTCGAAGGTTCGGTACCGAACTCGCCGACTACGCGAGGAGACGAGGGGTTTCGGGGCTGTTCCACTCCGATGAGCTCCCCAAGTACGGTATCTCGGAGGAGGAAGTTGAGGCCGTCAGGCAGCGCCTCGGAGCGGAAGACGGTGACGGGTTCGTCTTGATAGCGGGCCCGGAGGATCGCGTTAAGTCCGCCATGGAAGCGGTGAAAGATCGTGCCATCATGGCGCTGAAAGGCGTCCCTGCCGAGACCCGCCGCGCTCGGAAGGACGGGACGACGGAGTACATGCGGCCCCGCCCGGGAGCCGCTCGAATGTACCCTGAGACGGACATCCCGCCCGTGGTGATCGACGAGGACAGGGTAAAGGAGCTGGCGGAAGAGCTTCCGGAGAAACCTTGGGAGCGTAAGGAGAGGCTCGCCGAGGAGTACGGTCTCGGGGAGGAGTTAGTGGAGCAGATGTTCGAGCATGGAGTCGTGGACGAGTTCGAGGAGATTGTGGAGGAGACCGGGGTGGAACCCAAGGTAGCGGCGGCCACGCTGGTGAACACGATCCCGCGGCTTGAAAAAGACGGGTACCCCGTGGATAACCTCACCATAGACCACGTTAAGGAAGTGCTGAGGCTTTACGCCGAGGGTGCCATAGCTAAGTCTGGGATCGAGGAGCTGCTGGGTGCCCTGGCGGCCGATCCGGACTCCGATCCCGAGGAGCTTGCGGAAGAGCTCGGCATCGTGATGGCGTCCGAGGAAGAGATCGAGGAGGTGGTCGAAGAGGCGATTCGTAGGTACGAGGATAAGATTCGGGAGCGAGGTATGGCAGTCATGGGCAAGATCATGGGTGAGGTGATGGAGGTCCTACGGGGGCGGGCGGACGGTAAACGAGTAAGCGAGCTCGTCCGTGAGCGAATTCGAGAGATTTCGGGAGAGTGA
- the glmS gene encoding glutamine--fructose-6-phosphate transaminase (isomerizing), translating into MCGIVGYTGERDAAPIIVDSLVRLEYRGYDSAGVATIHEGRLYLEKDAGKLTEGGEPTKLQRSLRKLPGKIGIGHTRWATHGDPNRRNAHPHTDCRDEIAVVHNGIIENFMQLREELEDKGHRFDSETDTEVVPHLIEQGMKEGKSFFEAFVEAVRRLEGSYAIAAICTREPDVILAARKESPLVVGLGDDGNFLASDIPAILPETNRVIPIDDGEIVVVKRDEVRILDAETLEDVTEEKEVQIVEEDPHTLERRGYPHFMLKEIHEQPEAVRNTLRIERENLMEMAEELVGGDYTKLYIVACGTSYHAGLGAKYATELLAKFPVDVVIASEFRYVTKELVDENTLVLAISQSGETADTLAAVREANARGATTIALTNVVGSTITREVDHVMYTHAGFEKAVAATKTYTAQLAAMYTLAVELARHFGEITNKEAEEYHAELNKVPEMLEEVLSWEREREIAVMGGRYKERPNWFFIGRGPGYPTAMEGALKLKEITYQHAEAYPAGELKHGPLALIEEGVPVVAVAQPGGVYEKMLANIEEVKARGATVITVADEKDEAVEEHSDHVIRVPSISEVFSPIVYTVPLQLLAYYMSVARGIDPDYPRNLAKSVTVE; encoded by the coding sequence TTGTGCGGGATCGTGGGATACACAGGGGAGCGTGACGCGGCCCCCATTATAGTCGACTCGTTGGTTAGGCTCGAGTACCGCGGCTACGACTCCGCCGGAGTCGCCACGATCCACGAGGGTCGATTGTACCTCGAGAAGGATGCCGGGAAGCTTACCGAAGGCGGCGAGCCGACGAAGCTGCAGCGTAGCCTCAGAAAGCTTCCCGGTAAGATTGGAATCGGACACACCCGATGGGCGACTCATGGAGACCCTAACCGCCGTAACGCGCATCCGCACACGGACTGCCGTGACGAGATCGCGGTCGTACACAACGGAATCATCGAGAACTTCATGCAACTTAGGGAGGAGCTGGAGGATAAGGGACACCGGTTCGACTCCGAGACGGACACCGAGGTCGTACCTCATCTCATCGAGCAGGGGATGAAGGAAGGGAAGTCGTTCTTCGAGGCGTTCGTCGAAGCCGTGCGCCGGCTGGAGGGGTCGTACGCCATCGCCGCCATTTGTACCCGCGAGCCCGACGTAATCCTGGCCGCTAGAAAGGAGAGCCCGTTGGTAGTAGGGTTGGGAGACGACGGTAACTTCTTGGCGTCCGATATACCGGCGATACTACCCGAGACGAACCGCGTGATCCCTATCGACGACGGCGAGATCGTCGTGGTGAAGCGTGATGAGGTCAGAATACTGGACGCGGAGACCCTTGAGGATGTCACGGAAGAGAAGGAAGTGCAGATAGTTGAAGAGGATCCGCACACGCTGGAACGCCGCGGTTATCCACACTTCATGCTCAAGGAGATCCACGAGCAACCCGAAGCCGTCAGGAACACGCTACGGATCGAACGGGAGAACCTCATGGAGATGGCGGAAGAGCTCGTCGGCGGCGATTACACCAAGTTGTACATCGTCGCGTGCGGTACCTCGTATCACGCTGGACTCGGCGCGAAGTATGCCACCGAGTTGCTCGCGAAGTTCCCCGTGGACGTGGTGATAGCCTCCGAGTTCCGGTACGTGACAAAGGAACTCGTCGACGAGAATACCCTCGTTCTAGCCATCTCCCAGTCGGGTGAGACCGCCGATACGCTGGCGGCTGTACGAGAAGCGAACGCTCGGGGAGCTACGACGATCGCGCTGACCAACGTCGTCGGGAGCACGATCACCCGCGAGGTCGATCACGTCATGTACACCCACGCCGGCTTCGAGAAAGCCGTCGCCGCCACGAAGACCTACACGGCGCAGCTCGCGGCGATGTACACACTGGCCGTGGAGCTAGCCCGCCACTTCGGGGAGATCACGAACAAGGAGGCGGAGGAGTACCACGCGGAGCTGAACAAGGTTCCGGAGATGTTGGAGGAGGTACTCAGCTGGGAGCGGGAGCGTGAGATAGCGGTGATGGGTGGTCGATACAAGGAACGTCCCAACTGGTTCTTCATCGGCCGTGGTCCGGGATACCCGACCGCCATGGAGGGCGCACTGAAGCTCAAGGAGATCACCTACCAGCACGCGGAGGCGTACCCGGCGGGTGAGCTCAAGCACGGTCCGCTGGCGTTGATCGAGGAAGGCGTGCCGGTGGTCGCCGTAGCTCAGCCAGGCGGCGTCTACGAGAAGATGCTCGCGAACATCGAGGAGGTGAAAGCTCGGGGTGCCACTGTGATCACCGTGGCCGATGAGAAGGACGAGGCCGTGGAGGAGCACTCCGATCACGTCATCCGAGTGCCGAGTATCAGCGAGGTGTTCTCCCCGATCGTTTACACGGTACCGCTTCAGTTGCTGGCGTACTACATGAGCGTGGCCAGAGGCATCGATCCGGACTATCCACGGAACCTGGCCAAGAGCGTAACCGTGGAGTGA
- the tfrB gene encoding fumarate reductase (CoM/CoB) subunit TfrB, whose product MNEAVVIRIETPERSERVKVPYREGMTLLDALRWIKEHEIPDLEFEFSCRNAQCGTCAVLVNGKARLACEYRLEPGQEVTVGPLRHLPVVKDLAVDWSAVTSRLRPLSPKSHREWFRRMEPEKQRKLYELRSCIECLCCVAECPVIKAGSARNPGPIVLRKVAEEAEKWDESPEIDDSVYACTTCHTCAEVCPKDIEIPAKAVETVRARLYEEGKGPLPEHKELGERAVRTGRSVEKRDRSFLEEYSGEYGEGDVKAMFFTGCLVDYRLPDTGKALVRLAEELGIRLIVPREQVCCGSPLLRTGQHDRAERLAFENLETFRRVDPDVIVTVCAGCGATLKNNYPELLGDRFEWDVLDVTELLVEIRAHERGFRLPERTTVTYHDPCHLKRGQGVEDEPRKLIRSIENVEFVEMEEPDRCCGAGGGVRSGLPELAELMSDVKAHMVRETGAEVLTTVCPFCEYNLREGLERNDVEARVENLTVLLSRGL is encoded by the coding sequence TTGAACGAAGCCGTCGTGATTCGCATCGAGACCCCCGAGCGATCGGAGCGCGTGAAAGTACCGTATCGTGAGGGGATGACGCTACTCGACGCGCTACGATGGATCAAGGAGCACGAGATACCGGACCTCGAGTTCGAGTTCTCGTGCCGGAACGCTCAATGTGGCACCTGCGCCGTGCTAGTGAACGGGAAAGCTCGACTCGCCTGCGAGTACCGGTTGGAACCCGGCCAGGAAGTGACCGTGGGGCCGTTGAGACACCTGCCCGTGGTTAAGGACCTGGCGGTCGATTGGTCGGCGGTCACGTCGAGGCTCCGGCCTCTTTCCCCTAAATCCCACCGAGAGTGGTTCCGTCGGATGGAACCCGAGAAGCAGCGGAAATTGTACGAGCTCAGATCTTGCATCGAGTGCCTCTGCTGTGTCGCCGAGTGCCCCGTGATCAAGGCGGGATCGGCGCGGAACCCGGGTCCGATCGTGCTACGGAAGGTAGCGGAGGAGGCCGAAAAATGGGACGAGTCCCCCGAAATAGACGACTCCGTGTACGCCTGCACCACGTGCCATACCTGCGCCGAGGTGTGTCCTAAGGACATAGAGATCCCGGCGAAGGCCGTCGAGACGGTACGGGCGAGACTCTACGAGGAAGGTAAAGGCCCACTACCCGAGCACAAAGAGCTAGGAGAGAGGGCCGTACGCACGGGCAGGTCCGTCGAGAAGAGGGACAGGTCGTTCTTAGAGGAGTACTCCGGCGAGTACGGGGAAGGAGACGTCAAGGCCATGTTTTTCACGGGATGTCTCGTGGACTACCGACTACCCGATACCGGGAAGGCCCTAGTCAGGCTGGCCGAGGAGTTAGGGATCAGACTGATCGTCCCTCGGGAGCAGGTCTGCTGCGGCTCACCGCTCCTGAGGACCGGGCAGCACGACCGCGCCGAGCGTCTAGCTTTCGAGAACCTGGAGACGTTCCGACGGGTCGACCCCGACGTTATCGTCACCGTCTGCGCCGGTTGTGGGGCCACGCTGAAGAACAATTACCCTGAGCTCCTCGGTGATAGGTTCGAGTGGGATGTACTCGACGTCACGGAGTTACTCGTAGAGATAAGGGCACACGAGCGGGGGTTCCGGCTCCCGGAGCGTACAACGGTTACGTACCACGACCCGTGTCACCTGAAGCGGGGGCAAGGCGTCGAGGACGAGCCCAGGAAGCTCATCCGGTCGATCGAGAACGTCGAGTTCGTCGAGATGGAGGAACCGGACCGGTGTTGCGGGGCCGGTGGGGGCGTTCGATCCGGTCTACCGGAGCTCGCGGAGCTGATGTCCGACGTGAAGGCTCACATGGTACGCGAGACCGGAGCCGAAGTGCTGACCACGGTCTGCCCGTTCTGCGAATACAACCTCAGGGAAGGACTGGAGCGCAACGACGTCGAGGCACGAGTGGAGAACTTAACGGTGCTACTCTCCAGGGGTCTTTAA
- a CDS encoding DUF366 family protein: protein MEEEAVRAGGSVTIEEVGQWIVIVDREELEYDGSQLRRAFAHERYGIKGRAVVVFRGPMDVRTEYTADAEDVGSPIRGNDVLHLLVDDPTRADPLVAGLLQRLLVVVTKEVIEKELSTDLDRDGDDLLHDGRKLTVSVFKPAGPGSLAHLGINVTTEGVPVPASSLRDLGYRGDPLDLGRRVAVEFVREITDVELDLTKIRW, encoded by the coding sequence ATGGAAGAGGAGGCTGTTAGAGCTGGAGGGAGCGTTACCATCGAGGAGGTAGGCCAGTGGATAGTGATCGTCGACCGTGAGGAGCTCGAGTACGACGGCTCGCAGCTCCGCAGGGCGTTCGCTCACGAGCGGTACGGAATTAAAGGGCGGGCCGTAGTGGTGTTTCGAGGCCCGATGGACGTGAGGACGGAATACACCGCTGATGCTGAGGACGTCGGCTCGCCTATCCGGGGCAACGACGTGCTGCATTTGCTCGTGGACGACCCTACCCGGGCCGATCCGCTGGTAGCAGGACTGCTTCAAAGGTTGCTGGTAGTCGTAACGAAGGAAGTCATCGAGAAGGAACTATCGACGGATCTGGACCGCGACGGTGACGATCTCCTACACGACGGTAGAAAGCTCACCGTGTCGGTTTTCAAGCCGGCGGGCCCCGGTTCGCTCGCGCACCTCGGGATCAACGTGACGACCGAAGGTGTTCCCGTCCCCGCCTCCTCCCTACGCGACCTCGGTTACCGTGGAGATCCACTCGACCTGGGTCGACGCGTTGCCGTCGAATTCGTCCGCGAGATCACGGATGTGGAGTTGGACCTCACCAAGATCAGGTGGTGA
- a CDS encoding M20 family metallopeptidase, with protein sequence MDVRERVVKLLCDYISIPSVSGEEEELSERYASDLERAGLEVEIDRLGNVIGRRGEPEVCLTSHLDTVPPDEMEKPFEPRIVDGKLYGRGACDAKANLAVYATLAEIWDGPLEIIAVVREETDSAGIRHVLRRGEIQANHVINGEPTELRPVIGHKSRVEVRLCIEGEPKHAGSHNPENPILKFCKILHDLHEMLEDLEDALGVPTANPTSVHSRGVATNVTPQCLEAVLDVRLNTQLSPEDLERFFHEVEGVSAEIRAGAPPFVLSGDEPVVRALREALSARGLPDEPITWPASTDAGYIRNLGGKDVVVFGPGSIDYAHSPSEHVPIEELVDAVRVLYDVVEYLSS encoded by the coding sequence TTGGATGTCAGGGAGCGCGTGGTAAAGCTCCTGTGCGACTACATCTCTATCCCCAGCGTCAGCGGCGAGGAGGAAGAGCTTTCGGAGCGATACGCTTCGGACCTGGAGCGTGCCGGCCTAGAGGTGGAAATCGACCGTCTGGGGAACGTGATCGGACGACGTGGAGAGCCAGAGGTATGTCTAACGTCACATCTCGATACCGTCCCACCCGACGAGATGGAGAAACCCTTCGAACCCCGCATCGTCGACGGTAAGCTGTACGGCCGAGGAGCTTGCGATGCGAAGGCCAATCTGGCCGTTTACGCTACCCTGGCCGAGATATGGGATGGACCATTGGAGATAATCGCGGTAGTCCGAGAAGAGACCGATTCGGCCGGCATTCGTCACGTGTTACGTCGTGGGGAAATTCAAGCGAACCACGTGATCAACGGGGAACCGACGGAACTACGTCCCGTGATCGGGCACAAGTCCCGTGTGGAAGTTAGGTTGTGTATTGAAGGAGAGCCCAAACACGCCGGCTCACACAACCCGGAGAACCCCATTTTGAAGTTCTGCAAGATACTGCATGATCTCCATGAGATGCTGGAAGATCTTGAGGACGCACTTGGAGTCCCTACCGCCAACCCCACGAGCGTCCACTCCAGGGGGGTGGCGACTAACGTGACACCCCAGTGCCTGGAGGCCGTATTGGACGTCAGGCTCAACACTCAGCTGTCTCCCGAGGACCTCGAGCGATTCTTCCACGAGGTGGAGGGGGTCTCGGCCGAGATTCGGGCAGGAGCACCTCCGTTCGTACTCTCGGGCGACGAGCCAGTGGTACGCGCGCTACGGGAAGCTCTCAGCGCCCGCGGGCTCCCGGACGAACCTATTACCTGGCCGGCGAGCACGGACGCCGGTTACATCCGTAACCTAGGAGGTAAGGACGTGGTAGTCTTCGGACCCGGTTCGATCGACTACGCACACTCCCCTTCGGAGCACGTCCCGATCGAGGAGCTCGTGGATGCCGTTCGCGTGCTTTATGACGTTGTGGAATACCTCTCGTCGTAA
- a CDS encoding RNA-guided pseudouridylation complex pseudouridine synthase subunit Cbf5 gives MSGDKDRRLPFDRDREMITKAEVETDPRYGCPPEERPIEEYIMKGVINLDKPAGPTSHEVVAWVKEIFGLSKAGHGGTLDPKVTGVLPIALEKATKIIQTLLPAGKEYVTIMHLHGDVDEEELERVVKEFEGTILQRPPLRSAVKRRVRPKKIYYIDILEIDGRDVLMRVGCQAGTYIRKLCHDIGEALGVGAHMAELRRTRTGPFSEENAVTLHDVKDAYEFWKEEGWEEPLRHVVRPMEEGLEHLPRIEIRDTAVDAICHGANLAAPGIVRVEKGIQPGDLVAIFTLKGEAVALGVAKATWKEMLHADRGIMVDTKRVLMEPGTYPKAWGLKTPGE, from the coding sequence ATGAGCGGCGACAAGGACCGGCGGCTGCCGTTCGACCGGGATCGGGAGATGATCACGAAGGCCGAGGTGGAGACGGACCCACGGTACGGTTGTCCTCCCGAGGAGCGCCCTATCGAGGAATACATCATGAAGGGTGTCATCAACCTGGACAAGCCGGCCGGACCCACATCGCACGAGGTTGTGGCTTGGGTGAAGGAGATCTTCGGGCTGTCCAAGGCGGGTCACGGTGGTACCCTGGACCCTAAGGTCACGGGAGTCCTTCCGATCGCCCTCGAGAAAGCCACGAAGATAATCCAGACGCTGCTACCGGCGGGTAAGGAGTACGTGACGATTATGCATCTCCACGGCGATGTGGACGAGGAGGAGCTCGAGCGCGTTGTGAAGGAGTTCGAGGGGACGATACTTCAGCGGCCACCGTTACGCTCGGCAGTCAAGAGGAGGGTACGTCCTAAGAAGATCTACTACATCGATATTCTCGAGATCGACGGTCGCGACGTGCTGATGAGGGTCGGGTGTCAGGCTGGTACCTACATTCGGAAGCTGTGTCACGACATCGGTGAGGCCTTGGGTGTCGGTGCGCACATGGCGGAGCTCCGGAGGACGAGGACAGGGCCGTTCTCGGAGGAGAACGCGGTCACGCTCCACGACGTCAAGGACGCGTACGAGTTCTGGAAGGAGGAGGGATGGGAAGAGCCCTTACGACACGTTGTACGACCGATGGAGGAAGGTCTCGAGCACCTACCGAGAATAGAGATCAGGGATACGGCCGTCGACGCCATCTGCCACGGAGCCAACCTGGCTGCGCCGGGAATCGTTAGGGTGGAGAAGGGGATCCAGCCCGGCGATCTAGTCGCCATCTTCACGCTGAAAGGGGAGGCGGTAGCGCTGGGAGTGGCCAAGGCCACTTGGAAGGAGATGCTACACGCGGATCGGGGTATTATGGTGGACACCAAGAGGGTCCTGATGGAGCCGGGCACGTACCCGAAGGCTTGGGGGTTAAAGACCCCTGGAGAGTAG